A section of the Aminiphilus circumscriptus DSM 16581 genome encodes:
- a CDS encoding methyl-accepting chemotaxis protein, whose translation MRKSLVAKIALLVVAGVTVLSGSLIFLAARGLQDMGTSLARSAEVLLDKENENKRASNEHSLTAYGETLAQYLAWISANPLWNFTLDILEEYTKGMEQLPNLAYAVVYDDKGNVAAGAAKSGQGIRSFSKEVVQNGKVLGKAEIGMDVSYLETLHRENVATKEALVKTFVGGAEEARKALFWKILLVALAGTGGVIAVVMAVLLRMVAPLRRMTGIVEDLGQGEGDLTVRLLLRSEDEVGRLAASLDLFLDKLSELVRRIVEIAEEVGGDSGRLDELARKSLAAVEKVTEAVEQIYVLSESNAAAVEETSAGVQEVAANANAAARSAEQGAASSAKATSFTQDVVGRMKDVVTALDRVENSSTENRTKIGTLSKGVDTITGLVGAITQIADQTNLLALNAAIEAARAGEAGRGFAVVAEEVRKLAEESNRAAQEIRGIIAPLRASAEEAISAASETERILGGVSSSARDVQEKLTASLGEIAGVNEVMQNIAAVAAMQSAASGEMAKAIDGIAKSTSQTVEHLGGIRESAGATAEAFEAVVEGAGTLSESVAGLRELLGQFKIAKEQPGGKQELRALPPASRRG comes from the coding sequence GTGCGAAAAAGTCTTGTCGCAAAGATCGCCCTTCTCGTTGTTGCAGGTGTGACGGTTTTGTCGGGTTCGCTCATTTTTCTTGCGGCACGGGGGCTTCAGGACATGGGGACTTCCCTGGCGAGATCCGCGGAGGTGCTTCTCGACAAGGAAAACGAAAACAAACGGGCGAGCAACGAACACTCCCTTACTGCCTACGGCGAGACGCTGGCCCAGTATCTCGCCTGGATCTCCGCAAATCCTCTCTGGAACTTCACGCTGGACATTCTCGAAGAGTACACGAAGGGCATGGAGCAGCTTCCGAACCTTGCCTACGCGGTGGTCTACGACGACAAGGGAAATGTTGCCGCGGGAGCGGCCAAAAGCGGCCAGGGGATCCGTTCCTTCTCGAAGGAGGTCGTTCAGAACGGCAAAGTCCTCGGCAAGGCCGAGATCGGCATGGACGTCTCCTACCTTGAGACGCTTCACCGGGAGAACGTGGCCACCAAGGAGGCCCTCGTGAAGACCTTCGTGGGTGGCGCGGAGGAGGCCCGAAAGGCGCTCTTCTGGAAAATTCTCCTTGTGGCTCTCGCCGGAACGGGCGGAGTCATCGCCGTCGTCATGGCGGTGTTGCTCCGCATGGTTGCGCCGCTTCGAAGGATGACGGGCATCGTGGAGGACCTCGGTCAGGGCGAGGGCGACCTCACGGTGCGCCTGCTGCTTCGTTCCGAGGACGAGGTCGGGCGCCTTGCGGCATCGCTGGACCTGTTCCTCGACAAGCTCTCCGAGCTGGTGCGGCGCATTGTGGAGATCGCCGAGGAAGTGGGTGGAGACTCGGGCCGCTTGGACGAGCTGGCCCGGAAATCCCTTGCGGCGGTGGAGAAGGTCACCGAAGCGGTGGAGCAGATCTACGTCCTTTCCGAGTCCAACGCCGCCGCCGTCGAGGAGACCAGCGCGGGCGTCCAGGAAGTGGCGGCCAACGCGAACGCCGCGGCGCGCTCGGCGGAGCAGGGGGCCGCATCCTCCGCGAAGGCCACCTCCTTCACCCAGGACGTAGTTGGGCGCATGAAGGACGTGGTGACCGCCCTGGACCGGGTGGAGAACAGTTCCACGGAGAACCGGACCAAGATCGGAACACTCTCCAAAGGGGTGGACACCATCACGGGGCTTGTGGGCGCCATCACGCAGATCGCGGACCAGACGAACCTTCTGGCCCTGAACGCCGCCATCGAGGCGGCCCGGGCGGGCGAGGCGGGGCGGGGCTTCGCCGTGGTCGCCGAAGAGGTGCGGAAACTGGCGGAGGAATCCAACCGGGCGGCCCAGGAGATCCGGGGAATCATCGCGCCGCTCCGCGCTTCCGCGGAAGAGGCGATTTCCGCCGCGTCGGAGACGGAACGGATTCTCGGAGGGGTTTCCTCCTCCGCGAGAGACGTGCAGGAAAAACTCACCGCCAGTCTCGGCGAGATCGCCGGCGTCAACGAGGTGATGCAGAACATCGCCGCCGTGGCGGCCATGCAGTCCGCGGCGAGCGGCGAAATGGCCAAGGCCATCGACGGCATCGCCAAATCCACCTCGCAGACGGTGGAACATCTGGGCGGCATCCGCGAGTCCGCGGGGGCCACCGCCGAGGCCTTCGAGGCGGTGGTGGAAGGGGCCGGAACGCTTTCCGAGAGCGTCGCGGGACTTCGGGAGCTGCTCGGACAGTTCAAAATCGCGAAGGAACAGCCCGGCGGAAAACAGGAGCTGCGGGCCCTTCCTCCCGCGTCGAGGCGGGGCTGA
- a CDS encoding transporter substrate-binding domain-containing protein, with product MPGRPGTESDGGDAGMVRRILLALLVVILSAGFCFAETKTITAASDPWPPFMDPNSPTQGLAMEIVRAAFATQGYEVTMEFMPWARAEDGVKAGTYDILPNTWMTESRKAYLLYSEPYAANQVKFVKRKGDPFEFQGMESLKGKTVGIIKDYGYGDDFMNNPDFKRDPVPDFVTNVKKLVAERIDLTLEDEIVARNAITAADPALLDQIEFTQNALSENWLHVTSGLKNPRCQEIIDAFNKGLAEIKANGTFDEIFARYGLK from the coding sequence GTGCCCGGCAGACCGGGCACCGAGAGCGATGGAGGTGACGCGGGGATGGTACGGCGCATTCTGTTGGCGTTGCTTGTGGTAATCCTGTCGGCAGGTTTCTGCTTCGCGGAGACGAAGACCATTACGGCGGCTTCCGATCCGTGGCCCCCCTTCATGGACCCCAATTCCCCCACACAGGGGCTGGCCATGGAGATCGTCCGGGCCGCCTTTGCGACCCAGGGCTACGAGGTCACCATGGAGTTCATGCCCTGGGCCCGGGCGGAGGACGGCGTGAAGGCCGGGACCTACGACATTCTGCCCAACACGTGGATGACCGAGTCGCGCAAGGCCTATCTGCTCTACAGCGAGCCCTACGCGGCAAACCAGGTGAAGTTCGTGAAGCGCAAGGGGGACCCTTTCGAATTTCAGGGCATGGAGAGCCTCAAGGGCAAGACCGTGGGAATCATCAAGGACTACGGCTACGGCGATGACTTCATGAACAACCCCGACTTCAAGCGCGATCCCGTGCCGGATTTCGTCACCAACGTGAAAAAGCTCGTGGCGGAGCGCATCGACCTCACCCTGGAGGACGAGATCGTGGCGAGGAATGCCATTACGGCGGCGGATCCCGCGCTGCTCGACCAGATCGAGTTCACACAGAACGCGCTCAGCGAGAACTGGCTGCACGTCACGAGCGGCCTGAAGAACCCCCGGTGCCAGGAGATCATCGACGCTTTCAACAAGGGGCTCGCCGAGATCAAGGCCAACGGTACCTTCGACGAGATTTTCGCCCGCTACGGTCTGAAGTAG
- a CDS encoding acyl-CoA dehydratase activase: MRLRPCGAKAARCSAFRRHIKEAIFLSFVAGVDVGSMGTKAVLYDGALVDAVTIPTGWNSREAAERALGDLLAPRGLSRGDLGHLVATGYGRGAVAEADARITEITCHALGAAHLFPKVRFVLDIGGQDSKVIALDGAGRVTDFLMNDKCAAGTGRFLQVMAAHLEYELEDFSRLPDDLEPLAVSSMCTVFAESEVVGLLAGGADKAALALGLLDAVAGRACGMLAKLGVRDAVAFTGGVSKSRNLAALLERRLGLPVLTSPHSQIAGALGAALAAFARTQEGSGTRA; the protein is encoded by the coding sequence GTGCGCCTGCGGCCGTGCGGAGCGAAGGCGGCGCGGTGCAGTGCATTTCGACGACACATCAAGGAGGCGATCTTCCTGTCTTTCGTGGCCGGAGTGGATGTGGGGTCCATGGGGACCAAGGCGGTGCTCTACGACGGAGCACTGGTGGACGCCGTGACGATTCCCACGGGTTGGAACTCCCGGGAGGCGGCGGAACGGGCTCTCGGAGATCTTCTCGCGCCCCGCGGGCTCTCCCGGGGCGATCTGGGCCACCTGGTGGCCACCGGATACGGCCGGGGCGCCGTGGCCGAGGCGGACGCCCGGATCACGGAGATCACCTGTCACGCCCTCGGGGCGGCGCATCTTTTTCCAAAGGTGCGCTTTGTGCTCGACATCGGCGGGCAGGACAGCAAGGTCATTGCCCTCGACGGCGCGGGGCGCGTGACGGATTTTCTCATGAACGACAAGTGCGCCGCCGGAACGGGCCGGTTTCTCCAGGTCATGGCGGCCCACCTGGAGTACGAGCTGGAGGATTTCAGCCGTCTGCCCGACGACCTGGAGCCGCTGGCCGTGTCCAGCATGTGCACGGTCTTCGCCGAGTCGGAAGTGGTGGGACTGCTGGCGGGAGGCGCGGACAAGGCCGCCCTCGCCCTGGGGCTGCTTGATGCCGTGGCCGGACGGGCCTGCGGCATGCTCGCCAAGCTGGGAGTGCGGGATGCCGTGGCCTTCACGGGGGGCGTCTCGAAGAGCCGCAATCTCGCGGCGCTTCTCGAACGGCGACTCGGGCTTCCCGTTCTCACCTCGCCGCATTCCCAGATCGCCGGCGCGCTCGGCGCGGCCCTGGCCGCCTTCGCCCGGACGCAGGAAGGCTCCGGGACCCGGGCGTGA
- the tsaA gene encoding tRNA (N6-threonylcarbamoyladenosine(37)-N6)-methyltransferase TrmO: protein MGKAKDKSDDTRNDKDVSTEEALGTACPSSRDAGRENVSRSGTGEAAGDFVLRPVGVVRSPLTRREDCPPQGFEGAPAAEIHLDPAFAEGLDGIEPGQWVIVLTWFHLARRDLLRVHPRGDATRPLRGVFATRSPARPNPIGLHRVEVLSLEGCRLRVRPLEALSGTPVLDIKPVLAASPDF from the coding sequence ATGGGGAAGGCGAAGGACAAGAGTGACGACACGCGGAACGACAAGGATGTTTCGACGGAAGAGGCCCTTGGAACGGCGTGTCCGTCCTCCCGTGACGCCGGGAGGGAGAACGTTTCCCGGAGCGGGACCGGCGAGGCCGCCGGAGACTTTGTCCTGCGCCCCGTGGGAGTGGTGCGGTCGCCCCTGACGCGCCGGGAGGACTGCCCTCCCCAGGGATTCGAGGGAGCGCCCGCCGCGGAGATCCACCTCGACCCCGCCTTCGCGGAGGGGCTCGATGGCATCGAGCCGGGGCAATGGGTGATCGTTCTCACCTGGTTCCACCTCGCCCGGCGGGATCTGCTGCGCGTCCATCCCCGGGGAGACGCGACGCGTCCGCTTCGGGGCGTCTTCGCCACCCGCTCTCCGGCCCGTCCCAATCCCATCGGCCTGCATCGGGTGGAGGTGCTCTCCCTCGAAGGATGTCGCCTCCGGGTGCGTCCTCTGGAAGCGCTCTCCGGCACGCCCGTTCTGGACATCAAGCCCGTCCTCGCCGCCTCTCCCGATTTCTGA